From Chryseobacterium sp. H1D6B, a single genomic window includes:
- a CDS encoding HmuY family protein: MKKILFCLLAGVSFISQSCINDNEDPVAVLPSEGVSVESHVGGPTQPNEVWVDLSDIDAQGQPKQTLTTRTDWDLAFYSGSNFKVMLNSSIMMAAAKVPNALNIDAVKESDVSTLMTQVQVANFNPANTIYIDDVNGNYPSGYTAIEEVKSNDADNGVYLINMGKDLYTGNVAAGSVATGGDSRGWMKVQIVRQADGYKIKYAPLASTSHKEAVITKNSAYNYTFFSLKNEKEVTIQPEKNKWDISFTVFTNTIAGAGSYVYADFVITNNLSSASAYEVKVTSGSTVDAFNKFKAGDVDNSKFTYNDQRVIGGNWREVGPSGYQVKGDVFYIIKDPQGAFYKLRFTRLTSSDGMRGYPMFQYKPL, encoded by the coding sequence ATGAAAAAAATACTATTTTGTCTTCTAGCAGGAGTATCATTTATTTCACAATCATGTATTAATGATAATGAAGATCCAGTAGCTGTTCTTCCTTCTGAAGGCGTATCTGTAGAATCGCACGTTGGCGGCCCTACACAGCCGAATGAAGTTTGGGTAGACCTTAGTGATATTGATGCGCAGGGCCAGCCAAAACAGACGCTTACTACAAGAACAGACTGGGATCTGGCGTTTTATTCTGGCAGTAATTTTAAAGTAATGCTGAATTCATCAATTATGATGGCCGCAGCAAAAGTTCCTAATGCTTTAAATATAGATGCAGTAAAAGAATCTGATGTTTCCACCCTGATGACGCAGGTACAGGTTGCTAATTTCAATCCTGCCAATACTATTTATATAGATGATGTAAACGGTAATTATCCTTCCGGCTATACCGCAATTGAAGAAGTAAAGTCAAACGATGCCGATAATGGTGTTTATCTTATTAATATGGGTAAAGATCTTTATACGGGGAATGTAGCTGCAGGAAGTGTAGCAACAGGAGGAGACAGCAGAGGATGGATGAAAGTACAGATTGTAAGACAGGCTGACGGATATAAAATAAAATATGCACCTCTTGCTTCAACATCACATAAAGAAGCGGTTATTACTAAAAACAGTGCTTATAATTATACATTTTTTAGTTTAAAGAATGAAAAAGAAGTAACAATCCAGCCGGAAAAAAATAAATGGGATATTTCCTTCACTGTATTTACAAATACAATCGCAGGAGCAGGAAGTTATGTATACGCAGATTTTGTAATCACTAATAATTTAAGCAGTGCAAGCGCTTATGAAGTGAAAGTAACCTCTGGTTCTACAGTAGATGCTTTTAATAAATTTAAAGCCGGAGATGTAGATAATTCAAAATTTACTTACAATGACCAGAGAGTTATTGGAGGAAACTGGAGAGAAGTAGGACCTTCCGGATACCAGGTAAAAGGAGATGTTTTTTATATCATTAAAGATCCTCAGGGGGCTTTCTATAAATTGAGATTTACCCGATTGACAAGCTCTGATGGGATGAGAGGATATCCTATGTTCCAATATAAACCTTTATAA
- a CDS encoding ABC transporter substrate-binding protein: MKKFVLVASVLLAVYSCKKEGAKKENTTETSSEAPKSSNKIVSLNGGITEIISALGHEKEIVGTDVTSTYPESLKATAKNLGHVRSITIEPIMAVSPTLILASDKDINPELLNKIKSSGIKAEVFNQEFSVDGTKKLIEQVAKAVGNTDYQKLIDKIDADMKLVQPIAKKPKVLFIYARGNNLMVAGKNTPMEKLIGLAGGENAINDFEDFKPLTPEAVVKANPDVLFFFTSGLQGAGGNDAVLKMPGVSQTNAGKNKKIIAMDGGLVSSFGPRLGEAAVGLNKLLIENTK; this comes from the coding sequence ATGAAAAAATTCGTTTTAGTAGCGTCAGTACTTTTAGCAGTATATTCTTGCAAAAAAGAAGGGGCTAAAAAAGAAAATACAACAGAAACGTCATCTGAAGCTCCAAAAAGCAGCAATAAAATTGTAAGCCTTAACGGAGGAATAACAGAAATCATAAGTGCCCTGGGCCACGAAAAGGAGATCGTAGGAACCGATGTTACCAGTACTTATCCTGAAAGCTTAAAAGCTACAGCTAAAAACTTGGGACATGTAAGATCAATCACTATCGAACCTATTATGGCGGTAAGTCCTACTTTGATCTTAGCATCTGATAAAGATATCAATCCGGAACTTTTAAATAAAATTAAATCTTCAGGAATCAAAGCTGAGGTTTTCAATCAGGAATTTTCAGTAGATGGAACTAAAAAATTAATCGAGCAGGTAGCAAAAGCTGTAGGAAATACAGATTATCAGAAATTAATTGATAAAATTGATGCTGATATGAAGCTGGTACAGCCTATCGCTAAAAAACCAAAAGTATTATTTATTTACGCTAGAGGGAACAACCTCATGGTTGCTGGCAAAAATACACCGATGGAGAAATTGATCGGTCTTGCAGGAGGTGAAAACGCAATTAATGATTTCGAAGATTTCAAACCTTTAACTCCGGAAGCGGTGGTAAAAGCGAATCCAGATGTATTATTCTTCTTTACAAGCGGATTACAAGGAGCTGGAGGAAACGATGCTGTTCTTAAAATGCCGGGTGTTTCTCAGACTAACGCTGGAAAAAATAAGAAGATCATTGCTATGGATGGAGGCTTAGTTTCAAGTTTCGGACCAAGATTAGGAGAGGCTGCAGTAGGATTAAACAAATTATTAATTGAGAACACAAAGTAA
- a CDS encoding iron ABC transporter permease, which translates to MRTQSKLYFYFTLSAVLLVIIAVMALNTGVYDFNGVSPFTVFWQFVKGDQSLSLSDKYVIWDVRAARIVMAVLVGSMLAVSGTSLQGLFKNPLATGESIGLTSGATLLAAIAIVLGGHFREYLPEFVQFSLVGIAAFLGALLAMMLVYRISTSAGKTNVVMMLLSGVAITSIGFSITGFLIYISKDDQLRDLTFWNMGSLAAATWTKNSVLAVVILISYIVLLPKGKALNAMMLGEKDAQHLGINVERLKKQIVVITALMVGTCVAFSGTIGFVGLIVPYILRLLFKSNYTYILPLSAICGSVLLLIADTFSRSIVAPSELPIGILTSLIGGPIFIAILIKFKKSL; encoded by the coding sequence TTGAGAACACAAAGTAAATTATACTTTTATTTTACTCTAAGTGCCGTTCTGCTTGTTATAATAGCAGTAATGGCACTTAATACCGGAGTGTATGACTTTAATGGAGTTTCTCCGTTTACAGTTTTCTGGCAGTTTGTAAAAGGAGATCAGAGTTTGTCATTAAGTGATAAATATGTGATCTGGGATGTACGGGCCGCGAGGATTGTGATGGCGGTATTAGTTGGAAGTATGCTGGCCGTTTCTGGAACCAGCCTGCAGGGATTGTTTAAAAACCCTTTGGCAACAGGGGAATCGATTGGTTTAACTTCAGGAGCAACATTACTTGCCGCAATTGCTATTGTTTTAGGAGGGCATTTTAGAGAATATCTTCCTGAATTTGTACAGTTTTCATTGGTAGGTATTGCAGCTTTTTTAGGAGCTTTATTAGCAATGATGCTTGTTTACAGGATTTCTACAAGCGCTGGAAAAACAAATGTTGTCATGATGCTGTTGAGCGGTGTAGCTATTACATCAATCGGATTTTCGATTACAGGCTTTTTAATTTACATCTCAAAAGACGACCAGTTAAGAGATCTTACGTTCTGGAATATGGGAAGCCTTGCGGCAGCGACCTGGACGAAAAATAGTGTTTTAGCAGTAGTTATCCTCATTTCATATATCGTTTTACTGCCAAAAGGAAAGGCATTAAATGCGATGATGCTGGGTGAAAAAGATGCACAGCATTTAGGAATTAATGTTGAAAGATTAAAAAAACAGATCGTAGTAATTACAGCCTTAATGGTAGGAACCTGCGTTGCATTTTCAGGGACGATTGGCTTTGTAGGTCTTATTGTACCTTATATTTTGAGATTATTATTTAAATCAAATTATACATACATTTTACCATTGTCAGCGATTTGCGGAAGTGTTTTACTTTTAATTGCCGATACGTTCAGCAGAAGTATTGTTGCACCGTCAGAACTGCCGATCGGTATTTTAACCTCGTTGATAGGAGGTCCGATTTTTATAGCGATTTTAATTAAATTCAAAAAATCATTGTGA
- a CDS encoding heme ABC transporter ATP-binding protein gives MIKAHQINYKHKDFHILDGVDVSLEYGEFLAIVGPNGAGKSSLLSILANEVKQGKQQILFKNKSIAEWEVRELSKHKSKFSQHNSNEIPLQVKDVVMMGRYPYFDSQPKKEDLEAMNTMMYETDVYHLKERDYNTLSGGEKQRVHLSRVMAQLDNEIAHKLVFLDEPLNNLDIKHQYKALEIIKNFTKKANSAIVVLHDLNLAAQFADKILLMKSGRVSAYGTPQEVFTAENISAAYNFPCTICGHPINNNPMIIFG, from the coding sequence ATGATTAAAGCGCATCAAATTAACTATAAACATAAAGATTTTCATATTCTGGACGGGGTGGATGTCTCTTTAGAATATGGAGAGTTTTTAGCGATCGTAGGACCTAATGGAGCAGGGAAATCCAGTCTGTTAAGTATTTTAGCCAACGAAGTCAAACAGGGAAAACAGCAGATCTTATTTAAAAATAAATCGATTGCCGAATGGGAGGTAAGAGAACTGTCAAAGCATAAATCTAAATTTTCCCAGCATAACAGCAATGAAATTCCTTTACAGGTAAAAGATGTAGTCATGATGGGCCGCTACCCGTATTTTGATTCACAGCCGAAAAAAGAAGATCTGGAAGCGATGAATACAATGATGTACGAAACAGATGTCTATCATCTAAAAGAAAGAGATTACAACACTTTATCTGGAGGCGAGAAACAGCGTGTACACTTATCAAGGGTAATGGCCCAGCTGGATAATGAAATAGCCCATAAGTTAGTTTTTCTGGATGAACCGCTTAATAATTTAGACATTAAACACCAGTACAAGGCTTTAGAAATTATTAAAAACTTTACAAAAAAAGCAAACAGCGCGATAGTGGTGCTGCATGATCTGAATCTAGCCGCACAGTTTGCAGATAAAATTTTATTAATGAAGTCGGGAAGAGTCTCAGCTTACGGTACGCCGCAGGAAGTTTTTACAGCTGAAAATATCAGCGCAGCCTACAATTTCCCATGTACCATCTGCGGACACCCGATCAATAATAACCCAATGATCATTTTTGGATAA
- a CDS encoding class I SAM-dependent methyltransferase, which yields MEKDELKILAQNLANPEGEKGKEVAEMMNAANIGMTLESIKALLIEDDEHLLEIGHGNAGHLKLIFDKAKNIRYTGIDISETMHNEAKNLNKEYKNQAEFVLYEGEKLPFEDKIFDKIFTVNTVYFWKKPVEYLNEIYRVLKNNGTFVLTFGQREFMEKLPFTEYDFTLYSNSEMEEIISKTPFVRMKMSEREEDVKSKTGEQIRRIYTILTIKK from the coding sequence ATGGAAAAAGATGAATTAAAGATATTGGCTCAAAATCTTGCCAATCCAGAGGGAGAAAAAGGGAAAGAAGTTGCAGAGATGATGAATGCAGCTAATATCGGAATGACGCTGGAAAGCATAAAAGCGCTTCTCATAGAGGATGATGAACATCTGCTTGAAATTGGACACGGAAATGCAGGGCATCTGAAATTGATATTTGATAAAGCTAAAAATATCAGATATACAGGAATCGATATTTCTGAAACAATGCATAATGAAGCAAAAAATCTTAATAAAGAATATAAAAACCAGGCTGAATTTGTGTTGTATGAAGGAGAAAAGCTTCCTTTTGAAGATAAAATATTTGATAAAATTTTCACGGTGAACACAGTTTATTTCTGGAAAAAGCCTGTTGAATATTTAAATGAAATATACAGAGTACTAAAAAATAACGGAACCTTCGTACTGACTTTCGGCCAGCGGGAATTCATGGAAAAACTTCCTTTTACAGAATACGATTTTACACTGTACAGCAACAGTGAAATGGAAGAGATTATTTCTAAAACTCCCTTTGTAAGAATGAAAATGTCAGAAAGAGAAGAAGACGTGAAAAGCAAAACCGGAGAACAAATAAGAAGAATTTATACAATTTTAACCATAAAAAAATAA
- a CDS encoding ChuX/HutX family heme-like substrate-binding protein: MSTLVNELKEKWDALKAENPHLRIRNAAVELGVSEAALLVTNVGDGVTILKPEFQNILTEVEQLGKVMALTRNDECVHERKGTYLNGDFSSPHAQLFVGEDIDLRIFLNSWKSAFAVVEGDKKSLQFFGKDGLALHKIYLTKDSSTEAFDALVEKYKAENQDEVFTFEPVAPKPEEKPDAEIDAEGFKKAWTELKDTHEFFMMTRKFGVTRTQALRLAPEGHAVKIDNAKVVNVLEDASEKNIPIMVFVGNRGLIQIHTGNVKKTLWHQQWFNVMDPDFNLHLDMTKIDQAWIVKKPTEDGEVTAIEVFNKEGDFIVQFFGKRKPGIPELQEWKDLVAGLEK, encoded by the coding sequence ATGAGCACATTAGTTAATGAACTTAAAGAAAAATGGGACGCTTTAAAAGCAGAAAACCCGCATTTAAGAATAAGAAATGCAGCTGTAGAATTAGGAGTAAGTGAAGCTGCTTTATTAGTAACTAACGTAGGGGATGGAGTAACAATTCTAAAACCTGAATTTCAAAATATCTTAACAGAAGTAGAGCAGCTAGGCAAAGTAATGGCTCTTACCCGTAATGACGAATGTGTACATGAGAGAAAGGGAACTTACCTGAATGGTGATTTCAGCAGTCCTCATGCACAGCTTTTTGTAGGAGAAGATATCGACCTTAGAATTTTCCTTAATTCTTGGAAATCTGCTTTTGCAGTAGTAGAAGGAGACAAAAAAAGCCTTCAGTTCTTCGGAAAAGACGGATTGGCTCTTCACAAAATTTATTTGACAAAAGACAGCAGTACAGAAGCTTTCGATGCTCTTGTAGAAAAATATAAAGCAGAAAATCAAGATGAAGTATTCACTTTTGAACCAGTGGCTCCTAAGCCTGAAGAAAAACCAGATGCTGAAATTGACGCAGAAGGTTTCAAAAAAGCTTGGACTGAATTAAAAGATACTCACGAATTCTTCATGATGACAAGAAAATTCGGAGTGACCAGAACTCAGGCGTTGAGATTAGCTCCAGAAGGACATGCTGTAAAGATTGATAATGCTAAAGTTGTGAACGTTCTTGAAGATGCTTCTGAAAAGAATATTCCGATCATGGTTTTCGTAGGAAATAGAGGACTTATCCAGATCCACACAGGAAATGTGAAAAAAACACTTTGGCACCAGCAGTGGTTCAACGTAATGGATCCTGATTTCAACTTACATTTAGACATGACTAAAATAGATCAAGCCTGGATCGTTAAAAAACCAACAGAAGACGGAGAAGTAACAGCTATTGAAGTATTTAATAAAGAAGGTGACTTTATCGTTCAGTTCTTCGGAAAAAGAAAACCTGGAATTCCTGAACTTCAGGAGTGGAAGGATCTTGTAGCCGGACTAGAAAAATAA
- a CDS encoding ChaN family lipoprotein: protein MKNIFIAVLLISFGALHAQNFKAYQFYDKKGKTVKTDKLIKELAEYDIVFFGELHNNSIVHWLQLRVTEALYEKKNHQLTLGAEMLERDNQSQLNGYLNGRIDAKNLKDSVRLWNNYTTDYKPLVDFAKSKKLNFIATNIPRKYASQTAKEGIASLDQLSEKEKTYIAQLPIKVTLDTPGYQEMKAMMGEHAEGTKVMNFISAQAVKDATMAESILKNLQPGKTFIHYNGNYHSKEFGGIYWYIKQKNPNLKMVVISAFESEDPELKVPEKDYIPTEFNLIIPSDMTKTF from the coding sequence ATGAAAAATATTTTCATAGCAGTATTACTCATTAGTTTTGGAGCTCTACATGCTCAAAACTTTAAAGCATATCAATTTTATGATAAAAAAGGGAAAACTGTAAAAACAGATAAACTGATCAAAGAACTCGCTGAATATGATATTGTTTTCTTTGGTGAGCTGCACAACAATTCAATTGTCCACTGGCTGCAGTTAAGAGTTACAGAAGCCTTATATGAAAAGAAAAACCACCAGCTTACCTTGGGGGCTGAAATGCTTGAAAGAGATAACCAGTCTCAGCTGAACGGATATCTTAATGGAAGAATAGACGCTAAAAACCTGAAAGATTCTGTACGTTTGTGGAACAATTATACGACAGACTACAAACCTTTAGTAGATTTTGCTAAAAGTAAAAAACTGAATTTTATTGCGACCAATATTCCAAGAAAGTATGCTTCTCAGACAGCTAAAGAAGGCATTGCATCTTTAGACCAGCTAAGTGAAAAAGAGAAGACATATATTGCCCAGCTGCCGATTAAAGTTACGCTTGATACTCCGGGCTATCAGGAAATGAAAGCGATGATGGGAGAACATGCAGAAGGAACGAAGGTGATGAATTTTATTTCCGCTCAGGCTGTAAAAGATGCTACAATGGCTGAATCAATCTTAAAAAACCTGCAGCCGGGAAAAACATTTATCCACTACAACGGCAACTATCACAGTAAAGAATTCGGGGGAATCTACTGGTATATCAAACAAAAAAATCCAAACCTTAAAATGGTAGTTATCTCCGCTTTTGAATCAGAAGATCCAGAATTAAAAGTTCCTGAGAAAGATTATATCCCTACAGAATTTAATCTGATCATTCCGTCTGATATGACCAAGACTTTTTAA
- a CDS encoding peptide deformylase — protein sequence MKPVYFLSLFFLSLINAQKLTSNELSIINQGDINKELPIYQTTDQNQHKTLLSLSTEIDPMDSNTAVLVKRMKLSLLSTDGGVGIAAPQVGINRKIIWVQRFDKEGEPLEYFINPVITWRSDLQNLGPEGDLSIPEFRDQFYRSKVIQLEYVDLKGQKYSEIVEGFTAVIFQHEIDHLFGILISDKKEKEKNDSYKQVDAYKKSDSKTR from the coding sequence ATGAAACCCGTATACTTCTTATCACTCTTTTTTTTAAGTTTAATAAATGCTCAAAAACTGACATCCAATGAACTTTCAATTATCAATCAAGGTGATATAAACAAAGAACTTCCGATTTACCAGACTACAGATCAGAACCAGCATAAAACTTTATTAAGCCTTTCTACAGAGATTGATCCGATGGATTCAAATACTGCAGTTTTGGTTAAAAGAATGAAACTATCTCTTCTTTCAACAGACGGCGGAGTAGGAATTGCGGCTCCTCAAGTGGGAATCAATAGAAAAATAATCTGGGTGCAGCGTTTTGATAAAGAAGGAGAACCATTAGAATATTTCATTAATCCAGTAATCACATGGAGGTCGGATCTGCAGAACCTAGGTCCGGAAGGCGATTTATCGATCCCTGAATTCAGAGACCAGTTTTACAGAAGCAAAGTGATTCAGTTGGAATATGTTGATTTGAAAGGCCAGAAATACTCAGAAATAGTAGAAGGTTTTACCGCAGTGATTTTCCAGCATGAAATCGACCATCTCTTTGGGATATTAATTTCGGATAAAAAGGAGAAAGAAAAGAATGATTCTTATAAACAGGTAGATGCTTATAAAAAAAGTGATTCTAAGACTAGATAA
- a CDS encoding organic hydroperoxide resistance protein codes for MKTLYTTSVTAKGGRNGHVKSENGVLDTEVRMPKALGGANDEYTNPEMLFAAGYSACFDSALNRVISLSKTQTGETTVTAQVSIGQIENGGFGLAVEMDVNIPGVSIEQAQGLTDQAHQICPYSNATRNNIEVKLSVTNN; via the coding sequence ATGAAAACATTATATACAACAAGCGTTACCGCTAAAGGAGGAAGAAATGGACATGTAAAAAGTGAAAACGGAGTTTTAGATACGGAGGTAAGAATGCCGAAAGCTTTAGGCGGCGCAAACGATGAGTATACAAATCCTGAAATGCTTTTTGCCGCTGGATATTCGGCATGTTTCGACAGTGCGCTGAACAGAGTAATCAGCTTGTCAAAAACACAGACCGGTGAAACTACGGTAACTGCTCAAGTAAGCATCGGGCAAATTGAAAACGGAGGTTTCGGATTAGCAGTAGAAATGGATGTTAATATTCCGGGAGTTTCTATTGAGCAGGCTCAGGGATTAACGGATCAGGCTCATCAGATCTGTCCTTATTCTAATGCCACAAGAAATAATATTGAAGTGAAACTTTCGGTTACGAATAACTAA
- a CDS encoding MarR family transcriptional regulator yields the protein MENSESLKLENQICFPLYAIAKEITGLYRPFLDELDITYPQYLVMMVLWENDALTVTNIGDKLFLDSGTLTPLLKRLEAKGFITRKRKKEDERVVQVFLTENGRNLKQTACSVPGKILEKINVQIEDLLELKESIHKILNKIQK from the coding sequence ATGGAAAATTCAGAATCATTGAAATTAGAAAACCAAATCTGTTTTCCTTTATATGCAATTGCGAAAGAAATTACCGGATTGTACCGTCCTTTTCTTGATGAACTGGATATTACATATCCTCAATATCTCGTTATGATGGTACTTTGGGAGAATGATGCGCTCACTGTTACCAATATCGGAGATAAGTTATTTCTTGACAGCGGAACATTAACTCCTCTTCTTAAAAGACTGGAAGCTAAAGGATTTATTACAAGGAAAAGAAAAAAAGAGGATGAAAGAGTTGTCCAGGTATTTCTGACAGAAAATGGAAGAAACTTAAAACAGACAGCCTGCAGTGTTCCTGGTAAAATTCTGGAGAAAATTAATGTTCAGATAGAAGATTTACTGGAGCTTAAAGAATCTATTCACAAAATTTTAAACAAAATACAAAAATAA
- a CDS encoding NAD(P)H-dependent oxidoreductase: MSLIEDLNWRHAVKAYDPSKKVSEKDLNTILEAARLAPTSSGLQPFRIIVVENQELKEKMVKGALNPEVMRDSSHVLVFAAWDSYSDEKIDQVYDHHTDVRDLPKGRFSSYTDKIKEIYGAQTPEQHFMHTARQTYISLGLAIAQAAELKIDSTPAEGFSNEVVDEILGLKQLGLKSVTLLYLGYRDEENDWLASMKKVRVPMEEFIIKK; this comes from the coding sequence ATGTCATTAATAGAAGATTTAAATTGGAGACACGCTGTAAAAGCTTATGATCCATCTAAAAAGGTTTCAGAGAAAGACTTAAATACAATTTTAGAAGCGGCAAGATTAGCTCCTACTTCATCTGGACTGCAGCCTTTCCGTATTATTGTTGTAGAGAATCAGGAATTAAAAGAAAAAATGGTAAAGGGCGCTTTAAATCCTGAAGTAATGAGAGATTCTTCTCATGTTTTGGTATTTGCCGCTTGGGACAGTTATTCTGATGAAAAAATCGATCAGGTTTACGATCATCATACTGACGTAAGAGATCTTCCAAAAGGCCGTTTTAGCAGCTATACTGATAAAATAAAAGAGATATACGGAGCTCAAACTCCTGAACAGCATTTTATGCACACAGCCCGCCAGACTTATATTTCTTTAGGACTTGCTATCGCACAGGCCGCAGAATTAAAAATTGACAGCACACCGGCAGAAGGATTCAGTAACGAAGTGGTAGATGAAATTCTTGGACTGAAACAATTAGGATTAAAAAGTGTAACTCTTTTATATCTTGGATATCGCGATGAAGAAAATGACTGGCTGGCTTCCATGAAGAAAGTCCGTGTTCCTATGGAGGAATTCATCATCAAAAAATAA
- a CDS encoding MFS transporter, protein MMDNHWKKRFAFLWTGQFFSLISSSAVGFAIIIWLSLQTGSAEVLAYAAIAGLLPQALIGPFAGVYVDRWNRKKTMIFADGFIAVCTLVMSISFYLGYENLELIYIMLALRSVGSAFHMPAMQAAIPLLAPRSELLRIAGINQIIKSVSNIAGPALGALAIGLLSIGNVLLLDIAGAMIAIFSLFFISIPSPKKENESQSNIFRVWQDMKIGFGEVTKNRGLSFLFLYSIIAGFCIMPISVLFPLMTIEHFSGGKFEMSIVETTWGLGMLVGGGLLGIWKPAVRKVVIVNLSHILIGAAFFWSGWLSTQSFIFFTILTGIGGIAGSFYSAGFTAIVQEEIPSGLLGRVFSMYFSIEVLPTMLGLICTGFVADTIGVNFTFIILGFVIFLVGIASFMTPSLMNLNKSAD, encoded by the coding sequence ATGATGGATAATCATTGGAAGAAAAGATTTGCTTTTTTGTGGACAGGTCAGTTTTTTTCACTTATAAGCAGTTCAGCAGTAGGTTTTGCAATTATTATATGGCTGAGCCTGCAGACGGGATCTGCTGAAGTATTGGCTTATGCTGCAATTGCAGGTTTACTGCCTCAAGCTTTAATAGGACCTTTTGCAGGTGTTTATGTTGACAGGTGGAACAGAAAAAAAACAATGATTTTTGCAGATGGTTTTATTGCTGTCTGTACGCTGGTCATGTCCATCAGTTTTTATCTGGGTTATGAAAATCTGGAATTGATTTACATTATGCTCGCACTGCGTTCCGTAGGATCAGCATTTCATATGCCCGCGATGCAGGCTGCCATCCCATTATTGGCACCCAGGTCAGAACTTTTGCGGATAGCAGGAATCAACCAGATCATTAAATCTGTTTCCAATATTGCAGGTCCGGCACTGGGAGCTCTAGCAATAGGATTGTTATCTATCGGAAATGTATTGCTGCTGGATATCGCAGGAGCAATGATTGCCATTTTTTCTTTATTTTTTATTTCTATCCCTTCTCCTAAAAAAGAGAATGAATCTCAGTCAAATATATTTAGAGTATGGCAGGATATGAAAATTGGGTTTGGTGAGGTTACTAAGAATAGAGGCTTATCATTTCTTTTTCTTTATTCTATCATTGCCGGTTTTTGTATTATGCCGATATCAGTATTGTTTCCATTAATGACTATAGAACATTTTAGTGGAGGTAAGTTTGAAATGAGTATTGTTGAAACAACCTGGGGATTAGGAATGCTGGTAGGCGGAGGACTGCTGGGCATCTGGAAGCCTGCTGTCCGTAAAGTGGTTATTGTTAATTTATCACATATTCTTATCGGAGCAGCCTTTTTCTGGTCTGGCTGGCTGTCAACGCAAAGTTTTATATTTTTTACGATACTTACTGGGATTGGAGGTATTGCCGGATCTTTTTACAGTGCAGGATTTACAGCGATAGTGCAGGAAGAAATTCCTTCCGGGCTTTTGGGACGTGTGTTTTCAATGTATTTCAGTATAGAGGTGCTGCCGACGATGTTGGGATTGATTTGTACTGGTTTCGTCGCTGATACCATTGGAGTCAATTTTACTTTTATCATATTAGGTTTTGTTATTTTCCTTGTTGGAATAGCTTCTTTTATGACTCCATCCCTGATGAATTTAAATAAATCAGCAGATTAA